In Nostoc sphaeroides, the genomic window ATCTTGAATATTTCTGATGAATTTCTGCCACAAGCTTCTTCCTGTTTCCATCCGGTTAGATTTTCAGCAACCGGATTCATAAAAGTTATCAATTCTTGCATGTCGCTAGCAATCACACCATCGCTGATACTTTTTAAAAGTGCATCCAACCATTTTTTATTTACCTTTAATTGCCTTTCTAAACCATGTTTAATCAGAGTTATTTCAATATTTGTTTGTAGTTCTCTTTCTTTAAAAGGTTTAATTAGGTAAGCAAAAGGCTCAGTTATTTTAGCTCGCTCCAATGTTTTTTCATCTGCATAAGCAGTCAAATAAATTACTGGAATATCCAAACGCTTATAGATTTCTTCGGCAGCTTCTATCCCATCCATTGACCCTTTTAGCTTAATATCCATTAGCACTAAATCGGGGGATATTTCTATTGCTTTATTGATTGCTTCTTCTCCTGAAGAAGCAATAACAGGAACCGTGTAACCAAATTTTATCAGTCGATACTGCAAATCTTTACCAACAATCGCTTCATCTTCCACAACTAAAATTTTTGCCTTTCTCATATTTTAGTCATTTTATATTAATGTAAATTTTACTTGGCATTTTACTCCAATAGCACCTTGGATATCGATATTACCTGCGAGTTGATTGGTTAACGCATCTACTAACTGCCAGCCTAGAGATGCCATATTTTTAAAATTGAAATTTGATGGTAAACCAATTCCATTATCACTAACTATAAGTGTAACCTGATGGTCAGTATCTTTGTTGATTTCGATATAAATCGTACCATTTCTACCTGTTGGAAATGCATATTTTAAAGAATTAGATACAAGCTCATGGATAATTAAGCTACAAGGAATGGCTGTATCCAAGCCGAGAAATACTTGCTCATCGATATTTATTCTCAGAGCGATCGCATCTTCGTTAACTTCATAAGCACTAAATAAACTTGCTACCAAATCTCGAATATATTCACCAAAGTTAATCCTTGCCAAGTCTTGAGACTCATATAATTTTTCGTGAACTAAAGCCATTGATGCAATTCGCTGCTGGCTTTGTTTGAATATTACCAAATCGTCTTGATCTTTGATATAAGCAGATTGCAAGCTTAACAAACTAGAAATAACCTGTAAATTATTTTTGACCCGATGATAAATTTCTTTTAATAACACCTCTTTTTCTAAAAGTGATGCTTGAATTTGCTGCTCCCACTGCTGGCGATCGCGCAGTGCGGCAATTCGTTCGCTAATATCTTCGACCACAGAAATAAAATACTTTGGCTCCCCACTAGGTTCGCGCATTAAAGATACGGTGAGATTAACCCAAACTATGGAGCTATCTTTGCAGAAATAGCGCTTTTCCATCGAATAAGTTTGAATATTATCTGCTAAAATATCATCAATATATTTAAGATCGGTGTTAAGATCATCTGGGTGAGTAATATCTTGGAAAGTCAGCAATTGTAGTTCTTCGGATGTGTAACCGACAATATCGCAAAGCCTCTGGTTAACTAACAACCACCTTCCATCTATAGCTACATGGGCGATGCCAACAGCAGCTTGATGGAATGCAGCACGGAATCGCTGTTCGCTTTCTCGCAATGCTTGTTCTATTCGCTGGCGCTCAGTAATTTCTGCCTGTAGTGATTGATTAATTCTTGTTAGCTCTGCTGTCCGTAGCTCAACGTTGCTTTCTAGTTGGTTAAGTAGGCTACTTAGTTCTTCCTCTGCTTGCTTGCGCTCAGTGATGTCAGTATGTGAGCCTACCATCCGCACTACGTTATCATCATCATCCCACAGTGCTTGACCTCGATCCAAAATCCATTTGTAAGTGCCATCTTTACATAAAACTCGATACTCGGTAGTGTAAAACGGTGTTTTATGAGCAAAATGGTCTTGAACTGCTTGTGTCACCCAGTCAAGATCATCAGGATGCACTCGTGTGAGGTATTCATCTAAATAGTTAGAAATTTCCTCGTCTTCGTAACCGAGCATTTGATTCCAGCGAACCGAAAAGAACATTTCATTGGTTTTAACATTCCAGTCCCAAATTCCATCATTATTGCCGCGCAAAGCTAATTGCCAACGTTGTTCACTTTCCCTCAGCACCTTCTCAGTTCGTATGCGTTCAGCAATTTCCTTTGCTAGTTGGGAGTTTGCAGCCTCTAGTTGGGCATGACTCGGTAGAGCCAGTGCCTGGGGTATTAATGGCACAAGTTGTATGGCTGTCAATACGGATACAAAAGCAGTGATAGCTTTGAGTAACCCTGATAGCCAATAGGTAGGATGCCAAAGAGTCCACACATCCATTAAATGGGTTGTGCCACAAGCAATAATGAATGTGCCAAACATTAGGAAAATCCAGCCGAAAGGCATATCTCGCCGTTTACGGACAAAATAAACCAACATCACTGGAATTGAATAATAAGCAAGTCCAGTTAACACATCTGAAACCAGATGCAACCATACCAATCCTGGTTTCCAGAGGTAGCAATGTCCGTGAGGAATAAACTGGCTAGTAGAGAAAAAATTATTTAAAAATTCCATCATCAAAACCTAATACACTGCACAAGTCTTCACCAAAGCCGGAAGTGTGAAGGAAGAGGTTTTGAGCCTAAGACCTCTGTAGACGCGCAGACGCCTAGAGAGTGGCTTCTGATACTCTTCATGAGAACACGTTCGGGGTTTGTCAGAGCTTTCCCGTACTAGCATTAGGCTAGTAGAGAATAGCAGTTGGGGCTTCTATATCCTGTATCGATCATCCTTTCTGAGTTTTTTAAGCTGATAATGTGAGGTTTATTGAAATAAAGGTACTGCGATCGCTTTGCTTTTTGTTACCGTAGATTCTCTGAAATGAATTCCTTATATATATAGATGCCTTCACGAAATCACAGTAATATTTCGCTTATCTAAAATAACTAGTTAGTACGGAATTTTTAAGTATATTTTCGGTGTAATATAGGAATAATATTTGATTTTTGAAAAAACTAAGAGATAATACGCATAGAACTACTCAGTATAATGAGAAACAATGATAACCCAGCACTTACAACAGGCGATCGCTTTGTGGGGTGGGTATCCTGCCCGCCCTGATAATGCAAGTTGTATACGTAACAGCTTATTTGTAGGGATACAGCATTGCCGTGTTCCTAACCAGTAGCCATTAAAATGAGAATTGCCGTAAAAAACTAACGAGAATAAACATATTCCTTAAGTCTAATGTAAGACACGCCTGGAGTATGAAGTTATAAGTTATCAGGTGAAATAGGATTGTAGAGCATTCTTAATATAGTCTCAACTGTTAGCAGCATCTGGCTGCTCAAAATTTATAGTTGTTCTATCTATACCCAACTAACAAAAATTAATGTAGGTAAAGTCATTAAAGTCATTAGATTTTTTCAGGCGATAGAATTAATTTTACTCTTATGGTAGAAGCCCAGCAAAAAACTAGCAGCTATCCTGAATAGGAATAACAAAATAATTCACAATAAGTAATTAAAAATTATCATGCAAGTGAATGTAATTTTATTACGAATAAATATTGTTATTCTTTGCAGTTGTGAACCAGCGACTTTATTACTGGATTCACAATAATATCATAAATTAGTAATTACTGATTATGAATTAATTTGAAGCTGAAGAATAGTTAAGTTGTTGTGTGTGGGAGCTAAAAATGCTTTCAAATCTGTCAAAAGAAACTTGGTTAAGGGACTTCCAAGTAAAAAAATATTCCATTGCCATTGTTCACTGTTGACCGTTGACGGTTCACGAGTTTTCAGTCAACAGTCAACGACTTTAATGTGGAATAATTTATTTTTTGGAGTTCCCTAAAGACTCCTCAATCTGTCTTGTGAAAATTACCCTAATTTAGCAGTGGATTGAGTAGACAATATCGGTTTTGAAAATCAATCGACCACAGAAATCTAGAACATAAAAGGAACCGTAACTATGAAACCTTTTGATTTATCTAAAGCTGTTTTGGCTACTGTCTTTGCCATCAGTTTCGCTTCTTTGTCCTTACCTCCTTCTGTTTATGCCCAAAGTGGAGGCTCCGGTGGTGGAGGCTCAGGTAGTGGAGGCTCCAGTGCTGGCAGTAGCTCAGGTAGTGGTGGTACAGGTACTGGCACTACAGGTAGTGGTACAGGTACTAGTGGTACAGGTACTGGCACTACAGGTAGTGGTACAGGTACTGGTGGTACAGGTACTGGTGGTATAGGTACTGGTGGTACAGGTACTGGCACTACAGGTAGTGGTACAGGTACTGGTGGTATAGGTGGTGGTACAGGTACTGGCACTACAGGTAGTGGTACAGGTACTGGCACTACAGGTAGTGGTACAGGTACTAGTGGTACAGGTACTAGTGGTAT contains:
- a CDS encoding sensor histidine kinase; amino-acid sequence: MMEFLNNFFSTSQFIPHGHCYLWKPGLVWLHLVSDVLTGLAYYSIPVMLVYFVRKRRDMPFGWIFLMFGTFIIACGTTHLMDVWTLWHPTYWLSGLLKAITAFVSVLTAIQLVPLIPQALALPSHAQLEAANSQLAKEIAERIRTEKVLRESEQRWQLALRGNNDGIWDWNVKTNEMFFSVRWNQMLGYEDEEISNYLDEYLTRVHPDDLDWVTQAVQDHFAHKTPFYTTEYRVLCKDGTYKWILDRGQALWDDDDNVVRMVGSHTDITERKQAEEELSSLLNQLESNVELRTAELTRINQSLQAEITERQRIEQALRESEQRFRAAFHQAAVGIAHVAIDGRWLLVNQRLCDIVGYTSEELQLLTFQDITHPDDLNTDLKYIDDILADNIQTYSMEKRYFCKDSSIVWVNLTVSLMREPSGEPKYFISVVEDISERIAALRDRQQWEQQIQASLLEKEVLLKEIYHRVKNNLQVISSLLSLQSAYIKDQDDLVIFKQSQQRIASMALVHEKLYESQDLARINFGEYIRDLVASLFSAYEVNEDAIALRINIDEQVFLGLDTAIPCSLIIHELVSNSLKYAFPTGRNGTIYIEINKDTDHQVTLIVSDNGIGLPSNFNFKNMASLGWQLVDALTNQLAGNIDIQGAIGVKCQVKFTLI
- a CDS encoding WGxxGxxG-CTERM domain-containing protein, whose translation is MKPFDLSKAVLATVFAISFASLSLPPSVYAQSGGSGGGGSGSGGSSAGSSSGSGGTGTGTTGSGTGTSGTGTGTTGSGTGTGGTGTGGIGTGGTGTGTTGSGTGTGGIGGGTGTGTTGSGTGTGTTGSGTGTSGTGTSGIGAGTTGGSTGTGTGTTGSDSTGTGTTGSDSTGTGTTGSDSTGTGTTGSDSTGTGTTGSGTTGTDTTGSGTTGTETTGTNRNAGVAASERTSDRGFDWGWLGLLGLAGLAGLARNREKGRAYNDPNEATGTRSL